One Sebastes umbrosus isolate fSebUmb1 chromosome 6, fSebUmb1.pri, whole genome shotgun sequence DNA window includes the following coding sequences:
- the klhl17 gene encoding kelch-like protein 17 isoform X1: protein MMEGGMQLLNRDGHSISHNSKRHYHDSFVSMNRMRQRGLLCDIVLHVSNKEIKAHKVVLASCSPYFHAMFTTLVVCGHADEMSESRQTHVTLHDIDCQALEQLVQYAYTAEIVVGEGNVQTLLPAASLLQLNGVRDACCKFLLSQLDPSNCLGIRGFADTHSCSDLLKSAHKYVLQHFVEVSKTEEFMLLPLKSVLDLISSDNLNVPSEEEVYRAVLSWVKHDIDGRRQHVPWLMKCVRLPLLRRDFLMSNVDTELLVRHHSECKDLLIEALKYHLMPEQRGVLSNSRTRPRRCEGASPVLFAVGQCAPEGGGSLFAIHGDCEAYDTRTDRWHMVASMSTRRARVGVAAIGNRLYAVGGYDGTSDLATVESYDPITNSWQPEVSMGTRRSCLGVAVLHGLLYAAGGYDGASCLNSAERYDPLTSTWTSIAAMSTRRRYVRVATLDGSLYAVGGYDSSSHLATVEKYDPQSNTWTAIANMLSRRSSAGVAVLDGMLYVAGGNDGTSCLNSVERFNPKANTWEGVAAMNIRRSTHDLVAMDGWLYAVGGNDGSSSLNSIEKYNPRSNKWVAASCMFTRRSSVGVAVLELLNFPPPSSPTLSVSSTSL from the exons ATGATGGAGGGGGGCATGCAGCTGCTCAACCGCGACGGCCACAGCATCTCGCACAACTCGAAGCGCCACTACCACGACTCCTTCGTGTCCATGAACAGGATGCGACAGCGCGGCCTGCTGTGCGACATCGTGCTCCATGTCTCCAACAAAGAAATCAAGGCGCACAAAGTGGTGCTGGCGTCCTGCAGCCCCTACTTCCACGCCATGTTTACCA CGCTCGTTGTGTGCGGTCACGCAGATGAGATGTCGGAGAGCCGGCAGACCCACGTGACCCTTCATGACATCGACTGTCAGGCCTTGGAGCAGCTGGTCCAGTACGCCTACACAGCGGAGATTGTGGTCGGGGAAGGCAACGTGCAG ACGTTGCTCCCAGCAGCCAGCCTGCTGCAGCTCAACGGGGTGCGGGACGCCTGCTGTAAGTTCCTCCTCAGCCAGCTGGACCCCTCCAACTGCCTGGGAATCCGAGGCTTCGCCGACACGCACTCCTGCAGCGACCTGCTCAAGTCGGCCCACAAGTATGTCCTGCAGCACTTTGTGGAGGTGTCCAAGACGGAGGAGTTCATGCTGCTGCCGCTGAAATCG GTGCTGGATTTGATCTCCAGCGACAACCTCAACGTGCCATCTGAAGAGGAAGTGTACCGCGCCGTGTTGAGCTGGGTGAAACATGACATAGATGGACGCAGGCAACATGTACCTTGG CTGATGAAGTGCGTGCGGCTGCCGCTGCTGAGGCGAGACTTTCTGATGAGCAACGTGGACACGGAGCTGCTGGTGCGGCACCACTCGGAGTGCAAGGACCTCCTGATCGAGGCTCTCAAGTACCACCTGATGCCCGAGCAGAGGGGAGTCCTCAGCAACAGCCGGACGCGCCCGCGACGCTGTGAGGGCGCCAGCCCCGTGCTCTTCGCCGTTGGTCAGTGTGCCCCTGAAG gtggcgGCAGCCTGTTTGCCATCCACGGAGACTGCGAGGCGTACGACACTAGGACTGATCGCTGGCACATGGTGGCGTCCATGTCCACTCGGCGGGCACGGGTGGGCGTGGCGGCCATCGGGAACAGACTTTATGCCGTTGGAGG GTACGATGGCACCTCAGACCTCGCAACCGTGGAGTCCTACGACCCTATCACTAACTCCTGGCAACCGGAGGTTTCCATGGGGACACGGCGGAGCTGTTTGGGTGTAGCGGTCCTGCATGGCCTGCTATATGCTGCTGGAGGTTATGATGGAGCTTCCTGCCTCAATAG TGCAGAGCGTTACGACCCTCTGACCAGTACATGGACCTCGATTGCTGCCATGAGCACCCGTAGGAGATACGTCCGGGTAGCAACTCTGG ATGGCAGCTTGTATGCAGTGGGAGGTTATGACAGCTCCTCACATCTCGCAACAGTGGAGAAATATGACCCGCAG AGCAACACGTGGACAGCGATCGCCAACATGCTGAGTCGGCGCAGCAGTGCCGGGGTGGCCGTGCTGGACGGCATGCTGTATGTCGCCGGGGGCAACGACGGCACCAGCTGCCTGAACTCTGTGGAGCGGTTCAACCCCAAGGCCAACACCTGGGAGGGAGTGGCCGCTATGAACATACGAAG GAGCACCCATGACCTGGTGGCGATGGACGGCTGGTTATACGCAGTTGGAGGCAACGACGGCAGCTCCAGTCTCAACTCCATCGAGAAGTACAACCCGCGCAGCAACAAATGGGTGGCGGCATCCTGCATGTTCACGCGGCGCAGCAGCGTTGGCGTGGCCGTGTTGGAGCTGCTGAACTTCCCGCCGCCCTCCTCACCCACCCTCTCGGTTTCCTCCACAAGCCTTTGA
- the klhl17 gene encoding kelch-like protein 17 isoform X4, with protein MMEGGMQLLNRDGHSISHNSKRHYHDSFVSMNRMRQRGLLCDIVLHVSNKEIKAHKVVLASCSPYFHAMFTNEMSESRQTHVTLHDIDCQALEQLVQYAYTAEIVVGEGNVQTLLPAASLLQLNGVRDACCKFLLSQLDPSNCLGIRGFADTHSCSDLLKSAHKYVLQHFVEVSKTEEFMLLPLKSVLDLISSDNLNVPSEEEVYRAVLSWVKHDIDGRRQHVPWLMKCVRLPLLRRDFLMSNVDTELLVRHHSECKDLLIEALKYHLMPEQRGVLSNSRTRPRRCEGASPVLFAVGGGSLFAIHGDCEAYDTRTDRWHMVASMSTRRARVGVAAIGNRLYAVGGYDGTSDLATVESYDPITNSWQPEVSMGTRRSCLGVAVLHGLLYAAGGYDGASCLNSAERYDPLTSTWTSIAAMSTRRRYVRVATLDGSLYAVGGYDSSSHLATVEKYDPQSNTWTAIANMLSRRSSAGVAVLDGMLYVAGGNDGTSCLNSVERFNPKANTWEGVAAMNIRRSTHDLVAMDGWLYAVGGNDGSSSLNSIEKYNPRSNKWVAASCMFTRRSSVGVAVLELLNFPPPSSPTLSVSSTSL; from the exons ATGATGGAGGGGGGCATGCAGCTGCTCAACCGCGACGGCCACAGCATCTCGCACAACTCGAAGCGCCACTACCACGACTCCTTCGTGTCCATGAACAGGATGCGACAGCGCGGCCTGCTGTGCGACATCGTGCTCCATGTCTCCAACAAAGAAATCAAGGCGCACAAAGTGGTGCTGGCGTCCTGCAGCCCCTACTTCCACGCCATGTTTACCA ATGAGATGTCGGAGAGCCGGCAGACCCACGTGACCCTTCATGACATCGACTGTCAGGCCTTGGAGCAGCTGGTCCAGTACGCCTACACAGCGGAGATTGTGGTCGGGGAAGGCAACGTGCAG ACGTTGCTCCCAGCAGCCAGCCTGCTGCAGCTCAACGGGGTGCGGGACGCCTGCTGTAAGTTCCTCCTCAGCCAGCTGGACCCCTCCAACTGCCTGGGAATCCGAGGCTTCGCCGACACGCACTCCTGCAGCGACCTGCTCAAGTCGGCCCACAAGTATGTCCTGCAGCACTTTGTGGAGGTGTCCAAGACGGAGGAGTTCATGCTGCTGCCGCTGAAATCG GTGCTGGATTTGATCTCCAGCGACAACCTCAACGTGCCATCTGAAGAGGAAGTGTACCGCGCCGTGTTGAGCTGGGTGAAACATGACATAGATGGACGCAGGCAACATGTACCTTGG CTGATGAAGTGCGTGCGGCTGCCGCTGCTGAGGCGAGACTTTCTGATGAGCAACGTGGACACGGAGCTGCTGGTGCGGCACCACTCGGAGTGCAAGGACCTCCTGATCGAGGCTCTCAAGTACCACCTGATGCCCGAGCAGAGGGGAGTCCTCAGCAACAGCCGGACGCGCCCGCGACGCTGTGAGGGCGCCAGCCCCGTGCTCTTCGCCGTTG gtggcgGCAGCCTGTTTGCCATCCACGGAGACTGCGAGGCGTACGACACTAGGACTGATCGCTGGCACATGGTGGCGTCCATGTCCACTCGGCGGGCACGGGTGGGCGTGGCGGCCATCGGGAACAGACTTTATGCCGTTGGAGG GTACGATGGCACCTCAGACCTCGCAACCGTGGAGTCCTACGACCCTATCACTAACTCCTGGCAACCGGAGGTTTCCATGGGGACACGGCGGAGCTGTTTGGGTGTAGCGGTCCTGCATGGCCTGCTATATGCTGCTGGAGGTTATGATGGAGCTTCCTGCCTCAATAG TGCAGAGCGTTACGACCCTCTGACCAGTACATGGACCTCGATTGCTGCCATGAGCACCCGTAGGAGATACGTCCGGGTAGCAACTCTGG ATGGCAGCTTGTATGCAGTGGGAGGTTATGACAGCTCCTCACATCTCGCAACAGTGGAGAAATATGACCCGCAG AGCAACACGTGGACAGCGATCGCCAACATGCTGAGTCGGCGCAGCAGTGCCGGGGTGGCCGTGCTGGACGGCATGCTGTATGTCGCCGGGGGCAACGACGGCACCAGCTGCCTGAACTCTGTGGAGCGGTTCAACCCCAAGGCCAACACCTGGGAGGGAGTGGCCGCTATGAACATACGAAG GAGCACCCATGACCTGGTGGCGATGGACGGCTGGTTATACGCAGTTGGAGGCAACGACGGCAGCTCCAGTCTCAACTCCATCGAGAAGTACAACCCGCGCAGCAACAAATGGGTGGCGGCATCCTGCATGTTCACGCGGCGCAGCAGCGTTGGCGTGGCCGTGTTGGAGCTGCTGAACTTCCCGCCGCCCTCCTCACCCACCCTCTCGGTTTCCTCCACAAGCCTTTGA
- the klhl17 gene encoding kelch-like protein 17 isoform X2 has protein sequence MMEGGMQLLNRDGHSISHNSKRHYHDSFVSMNRMRQRGLLCDIVLHVSNKEIKAHKVVLASCSPYFHAMFTTLVVCGHADEMSESRQTHVTLHDIDCQALEQLVQYAYTAEIVVGEGNVQTLLPAASLLQLNGVRDACCKFLLSQLDPSNCLGIRGFADTHSCSDLLKSAHKYVLQHFVEVSKTEEFMLLPLKSVLDLISSDNLNVPSEEEVYRAVLSWVKHDIDGRRQHVPWLMKCVRLPLLRRDFLMSNVDTELLVRHHSECKDLLIEALKYHLMPEQRGVLSNSRTRPRRCEGASPVLFAVGGGSLFAIHGDCEAYDTRTDRWHMVASMSTRRARVGVAAIGNRLYAVGGYDGTSDLATVESYDPITNSWQPEVSMGTRRSCLGVAVLHGLLYAAGGYDGASCLNSAERYDPLTSTWTSIAAMSTRRRYVRVATLDGSLYAVGGYDSSSHLATVEKYDPQSNTWTAIANMLSRRSSAGVAVLDGMLYVAGGNDGTSCLNSVERFNPKANTWEGVAAMNIRRSTHDLVAMDGWLYAVGGNDGSSSLNSIEKYNPRSNKWVAASCMFTRRSSVGVAVLELLNFPPPSSPTLSVSSTSL, from the exons ATGATGGAGGGGGGCATGCAGCTGCTCAACCGCGACGGCCACAGCATCTCGCACAACTCGAAGCGCCACTACCACGACTCCTTCGTGTCCATGAACAGGATGCGACAGCGCGGCCTGCTGTGCGACATCGTGCTCCATGTCTCCAACAAAGAAATCAAGGCGCACAAAGTGGTGCTGGCGTCCTGCAGCCCCTACTTCCACGCCATGTTTACCA CGCTCGTTGTGTGCGGTCACGCAGATGAGATGTCGGAGAGCCGGCAGACCCACGTGACCCTTCATGACATCGACTGTCAGGCCTTGGAGCAGCTGGTCCAGTACGCCTACACAGCGGAGATTGTGGTCGGGGAAGGCAACGTGCAG ACGTTGCTCCCAGCAGCCAGCCTGCTGCAGCTCAACGGGGTGCGGGACGCCTGCTGTAAGTTCCTCCTCAGCCAGCTGGACCCCTCCAACTGCCTGGGAATCCGAGGCTTCGCCGACACGCACTCCTGCAGCGACCTGCTCAAGTCGGCCCACAAGTATGTCCTGCAGCACTTTGTGGAGGTGTCCAAGACGGAGGAGTTCATGCTGCTGCCGCTGAAATCG GTGCTGGATTTGATCTCCAGCGACAACCTCAACGTGCCATCTGAAGAGGAAGTGTACCGCGCCGTGTTGAGCTGGGTGAAACATGACATAGATGGACGCAGGCAACATGTACCTTGG CTGATGAAGTGCGTGCGGCTGCCGCTGCTGAGGCGAGACTTTCTGATGAGCAACGTGGACACGGAGCTGCTGGTGCGGCACCACTCGGAGTGCAAGGACCTCCTGATCGAGGCTCTCAAGTACCACCTGATGCCCGAGCAGAGGGGAGTCCTCAGCAACAGCCGGACGCGCCCGCGACGCTGTGAGGGCGCCAGCCCCGTGCTCTTCGCCGTTG gtggcgGCAGCCTGTTTGCCATCCACGGAGACTGCGAGGCGTACGACACTAGGACTGATCGCTGGCACATGGTGGCGTCCATGTCCACTCGGCGGGCACGGGTGGGCGTGGCGGCCATCGGGAACAGACTTTATGCCGTTGGAGG GTACGATGGCACCTCAGACCTCGCAACCGTGGAGTCCTACGACCCTATCACTAACTCCTGGCAACCGGAGGTTTCCATGGGGACACGGCGGAGCTGTTTGGGTGTAGCGGTCCTGCATGGCCTGCTATATGCTGCTGGAGGTTATGATGGAGCTTCCTGCCTCAATAG TGCAGAGCGTTACGACCCTCTGACCAGTACATGGACCTCGATTGCTGCCATGAGCACCCGTAGGAGATACGTCCGGGTAGCAACTCTGG ATGGCAGCTTGTATGCAGTGGGAGGTTATGACAGCTCCTCACATCTCGCAACAGTGGAGAAATATGACCCGCAG AGCAACACGTGGACAGCGATCGCCAACATGCTGAGTCGGCGCAGCAGTGCCGGGGTGGCCGTGCTGGACGGCATGCTGTATGTCGCCGGGGGCAACGACGGCACCAGCTGCCTGAACTCTGTGGAGCGGTTCAACCCCAAGGCCAACACCTGGGAGGGAGTGGCCGCTATGAACATACGAAG GAGCACCCATGACCTGGTGGCGATGGACGGCTGGTTATACGCAGTTGGAGGCAACGACGGCAGCTCCAGTCTCAACTCCATCGAGAAGTACAACCCGCGCAGCAACAAATGGGTGGCGGCATCCTGCATGTTCACGCGGCGCAGCAGCGTTGGCGTGGCCGTGTTGGAGCTGCTGAACTTCCCGCCGCCCTCCTCACCCACCCTCTCGGTTTCCTCCACAAGCCTTTGA
- the klhl17 gene encoding kelch-like protein 17 isoform X3, whose translation MMEGGMQLLNRDGHSISHNSKRHYHDSFVSMNRMRQRGLLCDIVLHVSNKEIKAHKVVLASCSPYFHAMFTNEMSESRQTHVTLHDIDCQALEQLVQYAYTAEIVVGEGNVQTLLPAASLLQLNGVRDACCKFLLSQLDPSNCLGIRGFADTHSCSDLLKSAHKYVLQHFVEVSKTEEFMLLPLKSVLDLISSDNLNVPSEEEVYRAVLSWVKHDIDGRRQHVPWLMKCVRLPLLRRDFLMSNVDTELLVRHHSECKDLLIEALKYHLMPEQRGVLSNSRTRPRRCEGASPVLFAVGQCAPEGGGSLFAIHGDCEAYDTRTDRWHMVASMSTRRARVGVAAIGNRLYAVGGYDGTSDLATVESYDPITNSWQPEVSMGTRRSCLGVAVLHGLLYAAGGYDGASCLNSAERYDPLTSTWTSIAAMSTRRRYVRVATLDGSLYAVGGYDSSSHLATVEKYDPQSNTWTAIANMLSRRSSAGVAVLDGMLYVAGGNDGTSCLNSVERFNPKANTWEGVAAMNIRRSTHDLVAMDGWLYAVGGNDGSSSLNSIEKYNPRSNKWVAASCMFTRRSSVGVAVLELLNFPPPSSPTLSVSSTSL comes from the exons ATGATGGAGGGGGGCATGCAGCTGCTCAACCGCGACGGCCACAGCATCTCGCACAACTCGAAGCGCCACTACCACGACTCCTTCGTGTCCATGAACAGGATGCGACAGCGCGGCCTGCTGTGCGACATCGTGCTCCATGTCTCCAACAAAGAAATCAAGGCGCACAAAGTGGTGCTGGCGTCCTGCAGCCCCTACTTCCACGCCATGTTTACCA ATGAGATGTCGGAGAGCCGGCAGACCCACGTGACCCTTCATGACATCGACTGTCAGGCCTTGGAGCAGCTGGTCCAGTACGCCTACACAGCGGAGATTGTGGTCGGGGAAGGCAACGTGCAG ACGTTGCTCCCAGCAGCCAGCCTGCTGCAGCTCAACGGGGTGCGGGACGCCTGCTGTAAGTTCCTCCTCAGCCAGCTGGACCCCTCCAACTGCCTGGGAATCCGAGGCTTCGCCGACACGCACTCCTGCAGCGACCTGCTCAAGTCGGCCCACAAGTATGTCCTGCAGCACTTTGTGGAGGTGTCCAAGACGGAGGAGTTCATGCTGCTGCCGCTGAAATCG GTGCTGGATTTGATCTCCAGCGACAACCTCAACGTGCCATCTGAAGAGGAAGTGTACCGCGCCGTGTTGAGCTGGGTGAAACATGACATAGATGGACGCAGGCAACATGTACCTTGG CTGATGAAGTGCGTGCGGCTGCCGCTGCTGAGGCGAGACTTTCTGATGAGCAACGTGGACACGGAGCTGCTGGTGCGGCACCACTCGGAGTGCAAGGACCTCCTGATCGAGGCTCTCAAGTACCACCTGATGCCCGAGCAGAGGGGAGTCCTCAGCAACAGCCGGACGCGCCCGCGACGCTGTGAGGGCGCCAGCCCCGTGCTCTTCGCCGTTGGTCAGTGTGCCCCTGAAG gtggcgGCAGCCTGTTTGCCATCCACGGAGACTGCGAGGCGTACGACACTAGGACTGATCGCTGGCACATGGTGGCGTCCATGTCCACTCGGCGGGCACGGGTGGGCGTGGCGGCCATCGGGAACAGACTTTATGCCGTTGGAGG GTACGATGGCACCTCAGACCTCGCAACCGTGGAGTCCTACGACCCTATCACTAACTCCTGGCAACCGGAGGTTTCCATGGGGACACGGCGGAGCTGTTTGGGTGTAGCGGTCCTGCATGGCCTGCTATATGCTGCTGGAGGTTATGATGGAGCTTCCTGCCTCAATAG TGCAGAGCGTTACGACCCTCTGACCAGTACATGGACCTCGATTGCTGCCATGAGCACCCGTAGGAGATACGTCCGGGTAGCAACTCTGG ATGGCAGCTTGTATGCAGTGGGAGGTTATGACAGCTCCTCACATCTCGCAACAGTGGAGAAATATGACCCGCAG AGCAACACGTGGACAGCGATCGCCAACATGCTGAGTCGGCGCAGCAGTGCCGGGGTGGCCGTGCTGGACGGCATGCTGTATGTCGCCGGGGGCAACGACGGCACCAGCTGCCTGAACTCTGTGGAGCGGTTCAACCCCAAGGCCAACACCTGGGAGGGAGTGGCCGCTATGAACATACGAAG GAGCACCCATGACCTGGTGGCGATGGACGGCTGGTTATACGCAGTTGGAGGCAACGACGGCAGCTCCAGTCTCAACTCCATCGAGAAGTACAACCCGCGCAGCAACAAATGGGTGGCGGCATCCTGCATGTTCACGCGGCGCAGCAGCGTTGGCGTGGCCGTGTTGGAGCTGCTGAACTTCCCGCCGCCCTCCTCACCCACCCTCTCGGTTTCCTCCACAAGCCTTTGA